The genomic region GTAAGCCGCAGTCGTTAGCATTCGATGGCGGTCATCATCTCCGTCTTTCTTGGCTCGCTGGGCATCTACCTGCATTTGCCGTAATTGACCCACACGCGCCTTGGTTCCTTCGACATCGAACGGGAGACTTTGGGAGTGAACGCCAAAGCCGTTGGCAGTCCTTCGGATGTAGTTCTTGGCCAGCGATGCGCCAACGGCCTCAGCCTTCTGCTCCAAGATTGCGAGGAAGTAGATGTCGTGGGTGAAGATGATCACCTGCCTGACTTTTGATTCATGCGCGAGGCGCTCTGCCACCTCCCACCGGCGTCGATGGTCAAGGGAGGAGACGGGGTCGTCAAAGACGATGCCACCTTTGCCCTTTCCGAGTTTGATCTCCGCCAAGAAGGATGCGATGGCGATCGCACGTTGTTCACCTTCGCTTAGGACTGCGGATGGCGCGCCACCTCCGGGAAGCTGCAGCGTCAGCTTGAATTGAGTTTTGCCCCCTGGGGACTCGGGCTTCATGCCGATATACAGCTCATGGACTTTGAGGCAGCGAAGCTCAGCATTGAGCGCATCAGCGAGTTCTTGGCTGGCCATCGTCCGTGAAAGCTCTGTGGATTTGCGAGATATCGCGCGTGTATCCATTGCATTGATGCACGCCTGCAGCTTGAGGGCCTGGGGCGAGGTGACCGGTGCTGGGGCGGGCTTACCGTCCAGCAGGCGGTGGAGCACGTTCAGGATGTGGGTCTTGCTGGCAGCCCCTGACTCCAGTGCCAACTCCACTGCAGCGAGCACAGCTTGTTCATCGTGGTGCAGCACCAGAGCCAGAACCTCCACCATCTCTCGGTCGCCGCCTGGCTGCTTCAAGAGGGCGGCCTGCAGGCGCTTGAAGGCTGCTGGCAGTTCCAGGAATGGAACACCATTGCGCAAGGCCCCGGGCTTGCGCTGCAGCACTGCTAGGTAGTGGCGCCAGTCGTACACGGTCTGTCCCGCACCATGGTGGTTACGCTCGATCAGGCGCTGATGCTCGCACACGATCTGGCCTTCGGCGGCGACCACCAGGCGATCGGCGTAGAC from Acidovorax sp. DW039 harbors:
- a CDS encoding AAA family ATPase, with product MDTRAISRKSTELSRTMASQELADALNAELRCLKVHELYIGMKPESPGGKTQFKLTLQLPGGGAPSAVLSEGEQRAIAIASFLAEIKLGKGKGGIVFDDPVSSLDHRRRWEVAERLAHESKVRQVIIFTHDIYFLAILEQKAEAVGASLAKNYIRRTANGFGVHSQSLPFDVEGTKARVGQLRQMQVDAQRAKKDGDDDRHRMLTTAAYGRLRLAWERCVEEVLFNGVVQRFGEGVSTQKLKAVVVTDDDYKQIEAGMSKSSKFEHDAASPVGRLPIPDPEELLADIENLEAFRVAVDKRNRQGIPARA